One window from the genome of Kaistella carnis encodes:
- the thrS gene encoding threonine--tRNA ligase — MIKITLPDGSIKEFEGAVTPLEVAQSISEGLARNTISALVDGTQVEITTPITTDSTVQLLTWNDDLGKKAFWHSSAHLLAQAIMGFYPDAKLTIGPAIEQGFYYDVDFGDETLSEKEFEKIEKKMLENAKKNATFSVYPVSKADALKEYADNTYKTELISNLNDGEITFCTHDNFTDLCRGGHIPATGIVKAAKILNAAGAYWRGDEKNKQLTRVYGITFPKQKDLTEYLERLEEAKRRDHRKLGKELGIFAFSEKVGAGLPLWLPKGTALRKKLEEFLSAAQKKSGYEFVMTPHIGAKELYVTSGHWDKYGADSFQPIKTPNEGEEFMLKPMNCPHHCEIYKVGQWSYKDLPKRFAEFGTVYRYEQSGELHGLTRVRGFTQDDAHIFCTPDQLLAEFENVIDLTLYVFKSLGFEDFVTQVSLRDPENTEKYIGSDENWKKAEDAIIQATQKKGLNYVVETGEAAFYGPKLDFMVKDALGRKWQLGTIQVDYNLPERFDLWYTGSDGEKHRPVMIHRAPFGSMERFIAILLENTAGDFPLWLAPDQFIILPISEKYADYAKKVSQLLENHDICGLIDERNEKTGRKIRDAELNKLPFMLIVGENEEVDGTVSVRRRGEGDLGAMSVEDFITYFKKEAKI; from the coding sequence ATGATTAAAATCACTCTTCCCGATGGAAGCATCAAAGAATTTGAAGGAGCGGTAACTCCGCTAGAGGTAGCACAATCAATCAGTGAAGGTTTGGCCAGAAATACCATTTCCGCTCTTGTCGACGGAACGCAGGTAGAAATTACCACGCCCATAACCACCGATTCTACGGTTCAACTTCTTACCTGGAATGATGATTTGGGCAAGAAAGCGTTCTGGCATTCTTCTGCCCACCTTTTGGCGCAGGCCATTATGGGTTTCTATCCTGACGCGAAATTAACGATTGGTCCAGCCATTGAACAAGGATTTTATTATGATGTAGATTTCGGTGATGAAACATTATCGGAGAAAGAATTTGAAAAAATCGAAAAGAAAATGCTGGAGAATGCAAAGAAAAATGCAACCTTCAGTGTATATCCTGTTTCAAAAGCAGACGCACTAAAAGAGTATGCCGACAATACTTATAAAACAGAATTGATCTCTAATCTTAATGATGGAGAAATTACGTTCTGCACCCATGATAACTTTACCGACTTATGTCGTGGAGGTCATATTCCGGCAACAGGGATTGTAAAAGCAGCTAAAATTTTAAATGCAGCCGGTGCCTACTGGCGAGGCGACGAAAAAAACAAACAGTTGACCAGAGTTTACGGAATAACATTCCCTAAACAAAAAGATTTAACTGAATATTTAGAACGTCTGGAAGAAGCCAAAAGACGTGACCATAGAAAATTAGGAAAAGAACTAGGAATTTTTGCATTCTCCGAAAAAGTGGGTGCAGGATTACCACTATGGTTACCAAAAGGTACGGCTTTGCGTAAAAAATTAGAAGAATTTTTATCCGCTGCGCAGAAAAAATCCGGGTACGAATTTGTGATGACCCCGCATATTGGGGCCAAAGAACTGTATGTAACTTCCGGGCATTGGGATAAATATGGTGCTGACAGTTTTCAGCCCATAAAAACTCCAAATGAAGGAGAAGAGTTTATGCTAAAGCCAATGAACTGTCCACACCACTGCGAAATCTACAAAGTTGGACAATGGTCATACAAAGACTTGCCGAAACGCTTTGCAGAGTTTGGTACGGTTTACCGTTACGAACAGTCCGGAGAACTGCATGGTTTGACACGAGTTCGTGGATTTACTCAGGATGATGCCCACATTTTCTGTACACCTGATCAACTCCTGGCTGAATTTGAAAATGTCATTGACTTAACGCTTTACGTATTTAAATCTTTAGGATTTGAAGATTTTGTTACTCAGGTTTCTTTAAGAGATCCGGAGAACACAGAAAAATATATCGGTTCTGATGAAAACTGGAAGAAAGCAGAAGATGCGATCATTCAGGCGACTCAAAAGAAAGGTTTAAATTATGTTGTTGAAACAGGAGAAGCTGCATTCTACGGACCTAAATTAGATTTCATGGTGAAAGATGCGCTTGGTCGTAAGTGGCAGTTGGGAACCATTCAGGTTGATTATAACTTACCGGAAAGGTTTGATCTGTGGTACACCGGAAGCGATGGTGAGAAACACAGACCTGTGATGATCCACCGGGCGCCATTCGGTTCTATGGAAAGGTTTATCGCCATTTTATTAGAGAATACGGCAGGAGATTTCCCACTTTGGTTGGCACCTGATCAGTTTATCATCTTACCGATTAGTGAAAAATATGCGGATTATGCAAAAAAAGTTTCACAATTGCTGGAAAATCACGATATTTGTGGTCTGATTGATGAGCGAAATGAGAAGACCGGTAGAAAAATCCGCGATGCAGAGTTGAATAAACTCCCATTTATGCTTATTGTCGGTGAGAATGAAGAAGTTGACGGTACGGTTTCTGTCCGAAGAAGAGGGGAAGGTGACTTAGGCGCGATGAGCGTAGAAGACTTTATAACCTACTTTAAAAAAGAAGCAAAAATTTAG
- a CDS encoding TlpA family protein disulfide reductase yields the protein MKNFTKIFITASTLLLTVQSCQSQKVVVNREVETTNDGKMLLGHQTKDQLLKAPYSEWYSPQHSDYAIDQKALAELKKEKLNSYNMVLVMGTWCEDSHREVPRLFKILEATGFPDAKLTMIAVNRKYEAPGGEEGPYNIQRVPTIIVQKYGKEIGRIIETPTSGYLERDLLEIIKKDNSSIKDLLK from the coding sequence ATGAAAAATTTCACTAAAATATTCATCACTGCTTCTACCTTACTTTTGACTGTACAGTCGTGTCAATCTCAAAAAGTGGTTGTCAACCGTGAAGTAGAAACAACAAACGACGGAAAAATGCTGTTAGGACACCAAACAAAAGACCAGCTTTTAAAAGCACCGTACAGCGAGTGGTATTCACCACAACACTCTGATTATGCGATCGATCAAAAAGCACTCGCGGAACTAAAAAAAGAAAAACTCAATTCCTATAATATGGTGTTGGTCATGGGAACCTGGTGTGAAGACAGTCACCGGGAAGTTCCCCGCCTATTCAAAATTCTGGAAGCCACGGGATTTCCTGATGCTAAATTAACGATGATTGCAGTCAATAGAAAATACGAAGCACCGGGCGGTGAAGAAGGACCATACAACATTCAAAGAGTTCCAACCATCATCGTTCAGAAATACGGCAAAGAAATCGGCAGGATTATTGAAACTCCTACTTCGGGATATCTGGAAAGAGATCTCTTAGAAATTATTAAAAAGGACAACAGCTCCATTAAAGACCTATTAAAATAA
- a CDS encoding helix-hairpin-helix domain-containing protein: MKNTIQISAAKNYFLGFATSGLFLVLGLYYFNSTKNVEESAPSFTEILKAENAPIQEFNPNDLTESEWVQLGFSERQVATILKYKSVVGGQFTSKEQLKKCYSISAEKYAELEPYILLADHAGKSFSSTKNYSNNYRQNTTSYQYKNYEAKGLKIPGKFNPDTYSLQDFINLGFTEKQSQSILKYKNYLGGSFISKEKFRECYMISEENYRKLAPYLLLPENAQNNSVEMKTFATNKTSSEKPAISYQAFDPNTTDLQGWRDLGFSEKQAQVIINYRDRNLKGSFKSLDDISRCFVISAEKFENLKPFIILNPENIKSKNSDYSPKTSQKNETLQNQNEENLKTDFRKINLNEITFKQLLEYGFDEKSAGSFIGFRNKLGGFVNTSQIIETYNIDKDLAQKLIGTAPLLVNNVPKYSLADAPESWLKNHPYFKYYADKIIYYRITYSDEKKFFRTMKIKPEAEQKMRLYLK, from the coding sequence ATGAAAAACACGATTCAAATCTCCGCCGCAAAAAATTATTTTTTAGGATTCGCGACTTCCGGGCTCTTTTTAGTTTTGGGATTATATTACTTTAATTCTACCAAAAATGTAGAGGAATCTGCGCCTTCATTTACAGAAATTTTAAAAGCTGAAAATGCGCCTATACAGGAATTTAATCCCAATGATTTAACTGAATCTGAATGGGTACAACTGGGCTTTTCGGAACGACAGGTTGCAACAATTTTAAAATATAAATCGGTTGTTGGCGGTCAATTCACTTCCAAAGAACAACTTAAAAAATGTTACTCTATTTCTGCGGAAAAGTATGCGGAACTGGAACCTTATATTTTACTTGCCGACCATGCAGGAAAATCTTTTAGTTCGACCAAAAATTATTCTAACAATTACCGGCAAAACACAACTTCTTATCAATATAAAAATTACGAAGCCAAAGGTTTAAAAATTCCGGGAAAATTTAATCCTGACACTTATAGTCTCCAAGATTTTATTAATCTGGGATTTACCGAAAAGCAGTCTCAGTCGATTTTGAAATACAAAAATTATTTGGGTGGAAGTTTCATCAGCAAAGAGAAATTTCGGGAATGCTATATGATCAGCGAAGAAAACTACCGCAAATTAGCGCCTTACCTGTTATTGCCTGAAAATGCCCAAAATAATTCCGTGGAAATGAAAACTTTTGCAACGAACAAAACTTCTTCTGAAAAACCCGCCATCTCCTATCAAGCATTCGATCCAAACACTACCGATCTTCAAGGTTGGAGAGATTTAGGATTTTCTGAAAAACAGGCACAGGTTATTATTAATTACAGAGACCGCAACCTTAAAGGAAGTTTCAAATCATTAGATGATATTTCAAGGTGTTTTGTAATTTCTGCGGAGAAATTTGAAAACTTGAAACCTTTTATTATTTTAAACCCGGAAAATATTAAATCAAAAAACTCCGATTACAGCCCTAAAACTTCACAGAAAAATGAAACTTTGCAAAACCAAAATGAAGAAAATTTGAAGACAGATTTTAGAAAAATTAATTTGAATGAAATTACTTTTAAACAATTGTTAGAATATGGTTTTGATGAGAAGAGCGCCGGAAGCTTTATCGGTTTTAGAAATAAATTAGGAGGCTTCGTCAATACAAGCCAGATCATTGAAACGTATAATATTGATAAAGATCTGGCTCAAAAATTAATTGGTACCGCTCCGTTGCTGGTAAACAATGTCCCAAAATATTCTTTGGCCGACGCACCTGAATCGTGGTTAAAAAATCACCCATACTTTAAATATTATGCAGATAAAATAATTTACTACCGAATCACGTATTCAGATGAGAAAAAATTCTTTCGAACCATGAAAATAAAACCGGAAGCTGAACAGAAAATGAGACTCTATTTAAAATAA
- a CDS encoding acyl-CoA dehydrogenase family protein produces the protein MNEEMTHSLNMIAETAKDFAEKNIRPHIMDWDESQTFPVDLFHQLGDMGFMGIVVPEEYGGSGLGYHEYVTILDEISQVDPSIGLSVAAHNSLCTNHIYEFGNEEQRHKWLPQLASGKVIGAWGLTEHNTGSDSGGMNTTAVKDGDDWIINGAKNFITHAISGDIAVVMTRTGEKGARNNSTAFVLEKGMAGFTSGKKENKLGMRASETAELIFDSVTVPDANRLGEVGSGFKQAMKILDGGRISIAALSLGIAKGAYKAALKYSKERHQFGKAINEFQAINFMLADMATEIDAAELLIQRASTLKNAKKPMTKEGAMAKLYASEACVRIANNAVQIFGGYGYTKDFPAEKYYRDSKLCTIGEGTSEIQRLVIGREISK, from the coding sequence ATGAACGAAGAGATGACTCACAGCCTTAATATGATTGCAGAAACAGCTAAGGATTTTGCAGAGAAAAATATACGTCCACATATCATGGACTGGGATGAAAGTCAAACTTTTCCCGTTGATCTTTTCCATCAGTTGGGTGATATGGGCTTTATGGGAATTGTTGTTCCTGAAGAATATGGAGGTTCGGGCTTAGGCTACCACGAATATGTAACTATTTTAGATGAAATTTCTCAGGTTGATCCTTCTATTGGACTTTCTGTAGCAGCACATAACTCGCTTTGCACCAACCATATTTATGAGTTTGGAAACGAAGAACAAAGACACAAATGGCTTCCTCAGTTAGCTTCCGGAAAAGTAATTGGTGCTTGGGGATTAACGGAACACAATACAGGATCTGATTCCGGAGGAATGAATACAACCGCGGTAAAAGATGGTGATGACTGGATCATTAATGGGGCAAAAAACTTTATTACCCATGCAATTTCAGGAGATATCGCAGTCGTGATGACAAGAACCGGGGAAAAAGGAGCCAGAAATAATTCCACTGCTTTTGTTCTGGAAAAAGGAATGGCAGGGTTTACCTCAGGTAAAAAAGAAAACAAACTGGGAATGCGGGCTTCTGAAACTGCAGAACTTATTTTTGACAGCGTAACAGTGCCGGATGCCAACCGCTTAGGAGAAGTAGGATCCGGATTTAAGCAAGCCATGAAAATTTTAGATGGCGGTCGAATTTCTATCGCAGCTTTAAGTTTAGGAATTGCAAAAGGTGCTTACAAAGCAGCTCTAAAATATTCCAAAGAAAGACATCAGTTTGGGAAAGCAATTAATGAATTCCAGGCCATCAACTTTATGCTTGCTGATATGGCAACAGAAATTGATGCTGCTGAATTATTGATTCAACGTGCATCAACATTGAAAAATGCAAAAAAACCAATGACCAAAGAAGGTGCTATGGCAAAATTGTATGCCTCGGAAGCTTGTGTACGTATAGCAAACAATGCCGTTCAAATCTTTGGAGGTTATGGTTATACCAAAGACTTTCCAGCGGAAAAATACTATCGTGATTCAAAATTATGCACCATTGGTGAAGGAACTTCTGAAATCCAGAGATTGGTTATCGGAAGAGAAATATCAAAATAA
- a CDS encoding pyrophosphohydrolase domain-containing protein, with protein MEKIDPLNQVAEFHKTFNAPILDQPQIPSKERCELRVSLLQEELNELKEAIADRELVEIADALCDLQYVLSGAVLEFGLGDKFPALFDEVQRSNMSKACNNQKEADETIAFYKEKGEDAFSQPSGDKINVHRTSDHKVLKNKYYSPADLKSILEN; from the coding sequence ATGGAAAAAATAGATCCCCTGAATCAGGTTGCAGAATTTCACAAAACATTTAATGCTCCTATCTTAGATCAACCCCAAATTCCCTCTAAAGAAAGATGTGAATTAAGAGTTTCTCTGCTACAGGAAGAACTGAACGAATTAAAAGAAGCCATTGCAGATCGGGAATTGGTTGAAATAGCAGATGCTTTATGTGACTTGCAATATGTTCTCAGCGGTGCAGTTTTAGAATTTGGACTGGGAGATAAATTTCCTGCACTTTTTGATGAGGTTCAAAGATCCAATATGTCAAAGGCCTGCAACAATCAAAAGGAGGCAGATGAAACAATCGCTTTTTATAAAGAAAAAGGCGAAGATGCTTTTTCACAGCCGTCTGGTGATAAAATAAACGTTCACCGCACCTCTGATCATAAAGTTCTAAAAAATAAATACTATTCACCTGCGGATCTTAAATCCATTCTTGAAAACTAA
- a CDS encoding endonuclease → MKHILFSVLLLPFFVFSQAPATYYDGTADLSGYALKSRLHDLISVKTISWNYGDLPEFYGVTDLDHYYDYDATNDIYLLDIYSNNPTGTTAYHYTKEQLISSAATEGLGYNREHMMPQSSFNSNYPMYSDLFFVIPTDAKINQLRSNYPYAMAGSTNYYTFTNGSKISKNGTPGSGYTGRVYEPIDEFKGDIARSLLYFAVRYEGKLNAFNFYNGTSPANDTSPLDGTEEKAFEDWYLAMLLQWNQQDPVSQREIERNNKVYEIQGNRNPFIDHPEWVNLIWNQTLTVITPQAPANLSPSKISAYFVTLNWSSPSDPNILGYKIYQNGVYVGYTKNTDLTVDHLLNSTLYQFTVKAYYRDYTESPESAVLEVTTLNEDVFAKDLMITKYIEGTENNKALQITNRTGHAVDLNNYRIGAQFYNSANSNYYFPAPYELEGTIQNNETFIILNPRANLSCVTNDDAKFPSASPQMSFDGSNYLELRYKTKTVDAIGTKSINNFSTLGDVSLYRISSVTEPNASFDLSEWQSYATDYCEDLGTLAGSDISTTANESNSIYPNPVFGNTLFVKGKQIEQVRSASIYDFSGKQVMKITDPFKNRNSIDVEKIPPGVYLLKLDNISIKFIRK, encoded by the coding sequence ATGAAACATATTTTATTTTCTGTTCTTTTACTACCTTTTTTTGTCTTTTCACAAGCGCCAGCCACCTATTATGATGGAACGGCGGACCTCAGTGGCTACGCGCTAAAATCGAGATTACATGACCTTATTTCTGTAAAAACAATTTCTTGGAATTATGGTGATTTACCTGAGTTTTATGGGGTGACCGATTTAGATCATTATTATGATTATGATGCTACCAATGATATTTACCTCTTAGATATCTACAGCAACAATCCGACAGGAACGACAGCGTACCATTACACCAAAGAACAGTTAATCAGTTCTGCGGCTACGGAAGGTTTGGGGTATAATAGAGAACACATGATGCCACAAAGTAGTTTTAACAGTAATTATCCCATGTATTCAGATCTGTTTTTTGTGATTCCTACCGATGCTAAAATTAACCAGTTACGCAGTAATTATCCTTACGCCATGGCAGGATCTACCAATTATTACACTTTTACTAACGGTTCTAAAATTAGCAAAAATGGAACGCCGGGTTCTGGATACACAGGACGTGTTTATGAACCGATCGATGAGTTTAAAGGAGATATCGCCCGAAGTTTACTTTATTTTGCAGTAAGATATGAAGGAAAACTAAACGCTTTTAATTTTTACAATGGAACCTCACCTGCAAATGACACCAGTCCACTTGATGGAACGGAAGAGAAAGCCTTTGAAGATTGGTATCTCGCAATGTTACTGCAATGGAACCAGCAAGATCCAGTTTCTCAGCGAGAGATCGAGCGGAATAATAAAGTATACGAAATTCAGGGAAACAGAAACCCTTTCATCGATCATCCTGAATGGGTTAATTTGATATGGAATCAAACGCTCACAGTCATTACTCCACAAGCTCCGGCTAATTTGAGCCCCTCCAAAATCAGTGCTTATTTTGTAACTTTAAATTGGTCATCGCCTTCAGATCCCAATATCTTAGGATATAAAATTTATCAGAATGGAGTTTACGTTGGCTATACAAAAAATACAGATTTAACGGTTGATCATCTTTTGAATTCTACTTTATATCAATTTACGGTAAAAGCGTACTACCGTGATTATACAGAATCACCGGAAAGTGCTGTTTTAGAAGTCACTACTTTGAATGAAGACGTTTTTGCAAAAGATTTAATGATTACAAAATATATTGAAGGAACTGAAAACAATAAAGCGCTGCAAATTACCAATAGAACCGGGCACGCTGTTGATTTAAATAATTACCGTATTGGTGCGCAATTTTATAACAGCGCCAATTCCAATTATTATTTCCCTGCACCTTATGAGCTCGAAGGAACTATTCAGAACAATGAAACATTCATCATTCTTAATCCAAGAGCAAACTTAAGCTGTGTAACAAATGACGACGCAAAGTTTCCTTCTGCATCCCCACAAATGAGCTTCGATGGCAGTAATTACCTGGAGTTGCGATACAAAACAAAAACCGTTGATGCCATAGGAACTAAAAGTATCAACAATTTTTCAACGCTTGGTGACGTTTCTCTCTATCGAATATCTTCTGTAACTGAGCCAAATGCCTCATTTGATCTGTCGGAGTGGCAGTCTTATGCTACCGATTATTGCGAGGATTTAGGAACTTTGGCTGGTTCAGATATATCAACTACCGCAAACGAATCAAATTCCATTTACCCAAATCCGGTGTTTGGGAATACTTTATTTGTGAAAGGAAAACAAATTGAACAAGTGAGAAGTGCTTCCATTTATGATTTCTCCGGAAAACAAGTAATGAAAATCACTGATCCTTTTAAAAATAGAAACTCGATCGATGTTGAAAAAATTCCTCCGGGAGTTTACTTATTAAAATTGGATAACATTTCTATAAAATTCATTAGAAAATAG
- a CDS encoding DUF4230 domain-containing protein: MKNKNIILSFVGGAIAMLFIFLLWNSLTKKAEDKVQNDYYIITNQIRKMNKMVVMEQDFSSMQKTKITSQILGSTLLPSTEKEIITFTKTNAQVSYDLNKMKIEVDSINKKLIIKELPNADIRIIPSVEIQSMDDSFFNRFSDKDFQKITKSAKENAYKTVNQNRLRAEGRKQLTENLDQIFVLAKALNYTIEDQTGQINLTNL, from the coding sequence TTGAAAAATAAGAACATCATTCTGTCCTTTGTGGGCGGAGCAATTGCAATGCTTTTTATCTTCTTGCTATGGAATTCTCTGACCAAAAAAGCAGAAGATAAAGTTCAAAATGACTATTACATCATCACCAATCAAATCAGAAAAATGAATAAAATGGTGGTTATGGAACAGGACTTTTCAAGCATGCAAAAAACGAAGATTACCTCTCAAATTTTGGGCAGTACTCTTTTGCCTTCAACAGAAAAAGAAATCATCACGTTTACAAAAACAAATGCACAGGTTTCTTACGATTTAAATAAAATGAAAATAGAGGTTGATTCCATTAATAAAAAATTAATTATTAAAGAACTTCCCAATGCAGATATCCGAATTATTCCTAGTGTAGAAATACAGTCCATGGACGATTCTTTTTTTAACCGTTTTTCCGATAAAGATTTTCAGAAAATCACCAAATCTGCAAAAGAAAATGCATATAAAACCGTCAACCAAAACAGATTACGCGCCGAGGGCCGCAAACAGCTTACCGAAAATCTAGACCAGATTTTCGTTTTGGCAAAGGCTTTGAACTATACTATTGAAGACCAAACCGGTCAAATCAATCTAACCAACCTTTAA
- a CDS encoding M4 family metallopeptidase: MKKQLLTLGLLGILTNFSALAHAQDFVQKKITNENGGISLVVFKENSGLNNEKANNLFKDILKLKPNEELRLVKTELDSSSKMSDEKYQLYTNNIKVEGGVYYLHYKNGKLISMNGEIFQDKNSVLRPEISAVTAFSSAVKSVGAQKYMWEDADYIAENDYRKPTGELVYIPVSQGNGKYSLILAYKFDIYAAQPLSRANIYVDATTGRIAATDLILKHAKIKETSSNLNLTLQPEENSTAVFPTRVAGTASTRYSGNQNIETTLSNSNKYILHDTTRGNGVRTYNLNKSQTLSTRVDFEDDDNNWTKAEFDNVAFDDAALDAHWGVEKTYDYFKNTFNRDSYDGLGTLLKSYVHYGNQYENAGWTGSEMVYGDGKNNFKPLTAFDVTAHELGHGVCSSSANLIYSRESGALNEALSDIWAAAVEYTYAPEKETWLIGEDITKIAPGYLRSMSNPKSGLSPQPDTYRGINWYPATVEEGCASPNSNTNDNCGVHYNSGVINFWFYILSVGKTGTNDFGRNYNVTGIGIEKAAKIVYRLETAYLTANSDFKTARNFGVQAAIDLFGADSPEAIATQDAFYAVGIGPKYLSTPDTTPPTTPTNLAASNTTGNQTLLTWNASTDENEIENYIIFKNGVQLATVPATKLSYIASGLSANTTYNFYIKAEDPYANSSEQSNTVSVTTLNVPNYCAANSNSTTDERIKRVQFGNIDNTTSGTAGYEDFSYLSTDVVKNTTYDITITPEWKGTQFNEGYGVFVDWNNDGDFEDADEIVFTKAPSKTTPVVGSIKVPETYTYTGPVRMRVILKFNSIPSACGTINYGQIEDYTLNVMNSTLAVANTDATKTSVYPNPVRDIISIQSKVNSEFSYKMFNTVGQVVLTGNSAGKKINVSKLTVGNYIIELTDKDGKVTTTKIIKQ, encoded by the coding sequence ATGAAAAAACAATTACTAACGCTTGGTTTACTCGGTATTCTTACTAATTTCAGTGCTTTAGCTCATGCTCAGGATTTTGTACAAAAGAAAATAACTAATGAAAATGGGGGAATTAGTTTGGTTGTATTTAAAGAAAATTCAGGCTTAAATAATGAAAAGGCAAACAATCTTTTTAAAGATATTCTGAAATTAAAACCCAATGAGGAGCTGAGACTGGTAAAAACAGAGTTAGACTCTTCTTCCAAAATGAGTGATGAGAAATACCAACTTTACACCAATAATATAAAGGTTGAAGGCGGCGTGTATTATCTTCACTACAAAAATGGCAAACTAATCAGTATGAATGGCGAAATTTTTCAGGATAAAAATAGTGTCCTCCGTCCGGAAATCTCCGCAGTTACAGCCTTCAGCTCTGCAGTTAAAAGCGTAGGTGCGCAAAAATATATGTGGGAAGATGCAGATTACATTGCTGAAAATGACTACCGGAAACCAACTGGTGAACTCGTATATATTCCCGTTTCGCAAGGAAATGGAAAATACAGTTTAATCTTGGCTTATAAATTCGACATCTATGCGGCCCAGCCTTTAAGCAGAGCAAACATATATGTTGATGCAACAACCGGCAGAATCGCCGCCACTGACTTAATTCTGAAACATGCTAAAATTAAGGAAACGTCAAGCAACCTGAATTTAACACTGCAACCTGAGGAAAACAGTACTGCTGTTTTTCCAACGAGGGTTGCAGGTACAGCTTCCACCAGATATAGTGGCAACCAGAACATCGAAACAACTTTATCCAACAGCAATAAATATATTCTTCACGATACGACCAGAGGAAATGGTGTGCGAACATATAACCTGAATAAAAGCCAGACGTTAAGCACCAGAGTGGATTTTGAAGATGATGACAATAACTGGACTAAAGCTGAATTTGACAATGTAGCTTTTGATGATGCAGCTTTAGATGCACATTGGGGTGTTGAAAAAACATACGATTATTTTAAAAACACCTTCAACAGAGATTCGTACGATGGTTTAGGAACACTTTTGAAAAGTTACGTTCATTATGGTAACCAGTATGAAAATGCGGGGTGGACTGGATCTGAAATGGTTTATGGAGACGGTAAAAATAATTTCAAACCATTAACAGCTTTCGATGTAACTGCTCATGAATTAGGACATGGAGTTTGCTCAAGTTCTGCTAACTTGATCTACAGCCGGGAATCCGGTGCCTTAAATGAGGCATTATCAGACATCTGGGCAGCTGCTGTAGAATATACTTATGCACCTGAAAAAGAAACTTGGCTCATCGGGGAAGACATTACCAAAATTGCTCCGGGGTATCTAAGATCTATGAGTAATCCGAAGTCGGGTCTCAGTCCACAGCCTGACACGTACCGCGGCATTAACTGGTATCCTGCAACAGTGGAAGAAGGATGTGCGAGTCCTAATAGCAATACCAATGATAACTGTGGAGTCCATTACAACAGTGGTGTGATTAATTTTTGGTTTTACATTCTTTCTGTCGGTAAAACTGGAACAAACGATTTCGGCAGAAATTATAACGTAACCGGAATTGGAATTGAAAAAGCGGCTAAAATAGTGTATCGTTTAGAAACAGCTTACCTTACCGCTAATTCGGACTTTAAGACCGCCAGAAATTTTGGAGTGCAAGCTGCAATTGATTTGTTCGGAGCAGATTCTCCAGAAGCGATTGCTACTCAAGACGCCTTTTATGCAGTCGGAATCGGACCTAAATATCTGTCTACTCCAGATACTACTCCTCCAACGACACCTACTAATTTGGCAGCGAGCAATACGACGGGAAATCAAACGCTTTTAACCTGGAACGCCTCTACAGATGAAAATGAAATAGAAAACTATATTATTTTCAAAAATGGAGTTCAGTTAGCCACTGTGCCGGCCACCAAACTAAGCTATATCGCAAGTGGACTCAGCGCTAACACGACTTATAATTTCTATATTAAAGCTGAAGATCCGTATGCCAACAGTTCTGAACAAAGTAATACCGTTTCTGTTACTACTTTAAATGTGCCTAACTACTGCGCAGCAAATTCCAACAGCACGACTGATGAAAGAATTAAAAGAGTGCAATTCGGCAATATTGACAATACAACTAGTGGAACTGCCGGATACGAAGATTTCTCTTACCTGTCAACAGATGTAGTAAAAAATACAACCTATGACATAACCATTACTCCGGAATGGAAAGGAACCCAATTTAATGAAGGGTACGGAGTATTTGTAGATTGGAATAATGATGGGGATTTCGAGGATGCTGATGAAATCGTTTTCACTAAAGCACCATCCAAAACAACGCCCGTAGTTGGCAGTATAAAAGTCCCGGAAACCTATACTTATACCGGACCTGTAAGAATGAGAGTAATCTTAAAATTCAACTCAATTCCTTCAGCATGTGGCACCATTAATTATGGACAGATTGAAGATTACACATTAAATGTGATGAATTCAACCCTGGCAGTTGCAAATACCGATGCCACTAAAACATCTGTTTATCCAAATCCAGTAAGGGATATAATCAGTATTCAATCTAAAGTTAATTCAGAATTCTCTTATAAAATGTTTAATACAGTCGGACAAGTCGTATTGACGGGTAATTCTGCAGGGAAAAAAATTAATGTCTCTAAACTCACTGTAGGAAACTATATTATAGAACTAACCGATAAAGACGGAAAGGTTACTACGACCAAGATAATTAAACAATAG